TCCTTTCCTGCACGTCGTCACCCCGAAACCGCTGCGCGCCTTCTGGCGACATGTATTGATAACATTGTGGCCAGCTTCACGACACGGAATGCTTGCGAGCCAAGCTGAGCCGCGCTCTTCCGCACGTTCCCGGTCAGGCACGGGTCGCAAGATAAGAACGCAAACGCAGATCAAAGTTTCACTGGAACCGCGTAGCGGCTATTTTGGCGGTTATGGTCGCGCCGCCTTTCGTTTTCGGACCGTTTGTCTTCGCCCCCGCCCTTGGAGAGCTGCGGCGGGACGGCAAACCGATCGCGCTCGGTCAAAAAGGCGCTGCGCTCCTCGAGGCGCTGCTCAAGGCTGAGGGCGGTGTCGTCAGCAGGCAAGAATTGATGGATAGCGTGTGGCCTGGCATGGCGGTGGAGGAGGGAAACCTCTCCGTCCAGATCGCCACCCTGCGTAAGCTGCTTGGAGTCGACCCGGACGGCCGCGAGTGGATCGCGACTGTACCGCGGATCGGCTACCGCATGCTGACTTCGAGGCGTGGCGAGGACATGGTTGCGCTTCCCGCACAGCCGGCACTTGCCGTGCTGCCCTTCGAGGGCCTTGGTGGCGATTCCGAGCCGGACTGGTTCGCCGACGGCGTGGTCGACGACATCATCACCGCGCTCAGCCGTTTCAAGAGTTTCGCGGTGATCGCCCGTAACTCCTCGTTCGTCTACAAGGGCCGGGCCGTAGACGTGCGGCAAGTGGCGAAGGAACTCGATGTCCGCTACGTCCTCCAGGGCAGCGTGCGGCGTTCGGGCGACCGGCTCAGAATCACGGCCCAATTAATCCAAGGGAGCACCGGCGCGCATCTGTGGGCGCAGAACCTCGATGGCGCCCTCGACAACGTGTTCGATTTCCAGGACAGGATCACAGAAGCGGTCGCAACCGTGGTCGGGCCGGAGATCGAATGGGCCGAGATCGAACGTTCGCGGCGGGAGCGGCCCGGAAGCATCGCCGCCTATGACGTCTATCTTCAGGCACGGGCCAAGATCCTGTCGGAATCCAAACGGGGGAATGCAGAAGCCTATGCCCTTCTGACACAGGGCCTCGCACTTGAGCCGGACAATCCCCAATTCCTGGCTCACGCAGCCTGGGCGCTAGAACACCGCATAACGATGGGCTGGCCGCCGTTCGGGCCCGACGACAGGGAAAGATGCGCAGACTTCGCCCGGCGCGGGCTGGAACATGCGGCCGGCGATGCGATAGTGATGACGCATTGCGCCATGGCGCTGCTTCAGGTCGTCAGAGACTACGACTGGGGCATGGCCGTCCTTCAATCCGCGGTTGACGCCAACCCCAACAACCTGACGGTCGTCACTTCGGCGGGCGTGGGTCATCTCCATTGCGGGAGCGTCGAGGACGCGCTTGCCTGTTTCCACCGAGCGAACCGGCTGATGCCTCGCGATCAAATTGCGCATATAGCGCTCTGCGGAATTGCCCATGCGCATGTCATTCTCGGTAACTATGAAGAAGCGCTGGCGTCGGCTTCCCGTGCGCTGGCCCGCAATCCGAACTTCGACGCCACGCTCTGGATGTTGGCCGCTGCCAGCGCCTATCTCGGGCGCATGGACGAGGCCCGCCGATTTGTCGAGGCGCTGAGCAAGCTCTCTCCAGGCGTTACGATCGCGACGATCAGAGCGGGCCAGCCTGCCATGATCCCGGAGCGGATCGGCGTCGTGCTTGAAGGGCTGCGGCTGGCCGGCCTTGAAGAGGGATAATATCTGATAGCGCACCTTTGATCGGCAAGCACTTCGCCGGAAATCCCTTGCCCCCAATGCACATTACGGCGCCGCATATTGGATACTGATCGCTGCAACATGTTTCTTGGCGGTGAGCCGGCGCGGGAATTGCTGGCGCGGGCAGCCTCGGTTTCTCATATCTTTTTAGAATTTTTTACACTCGGCCAAAGGAGCCAAACGGTCCCTCTGGCGCAAAGTGCCCCTCGTTAACTTCAGCATTAAACCGAGGGGCTCAAATGTCACCGTTGATGATCGTCTCGCTCGATCAAGGCAAGATCTACGGGCAAAAACCTTCTGTGGATGAGTTGCATCGGCGGCTCATGGCGACCGGATTGGCGCAAGGTGGCTCGTTGCTCGCTGGAGCCATGCTTGTACCCGGCCGAGCCGCTTCCCGGCTTTTCACACCATTGTCCAGGTTCCGAGAAACAGTCACCGGCTTCGCGCGCCGCTTGGAACTGGCCTCCTCAAAGGAGCGGCGGAGATGGATTGTCCGCCGGAGCGCCTCCCCGTCGGAAATTACCGGTCGCACTAAGCCAGCCCTTTCCGGCCCATTCTCTATCTGACTTTGTCCTTAGCGCGACCGGCCGATAGAGGCGGTCATGCGTCGCTGGAGGAAACGCCATGAGCCTGGTGGATGCGAACGGATTCCAGGTCGGGCTGGCGCTCGGCATGGCCTCGATGGCCTCGGTCGGACCGAACAACCTGATGATGATCCGCGAGGGCCTGCTGCGCGGACGGGCGATATTCGTGGCAAGCCTGGTATGGGGCACTTACGTCGCGCTGATCTCCGCCTCTTACCTGCTGGGCGGCTCGATCGC
This region of Mesorhizobium sp. M2A.F.Ca.ET.046.03.2.1 genomic DNA includes:
- a CDS encoding winged helix-turn-helix domain-containing tetratricopeptide repeat protein — encoded protein: MVAPPFVFGPFVFAPALGELRRDGKPIALGQKGAALLEALLKAEGGVVSRQELMDSVWPGMAVEEGNLSVQIATLRKLLGVDPDGREWIATVPRIGYRMLTSRRGEDMVALPAQPALAVLPFEGLGGDSEPDWFADGVVDDIITALSRFKSFAVIARNSSFVYKGRAVDVRQVAKELDVRYVLQGSVRRSGDRLRITAQLIQGSTGAHLWAQNLDGALDNVFDFQDRITEAVATVVGPEIEWAEIERSRRERPGSIAAYDVYLQARAKILSESKRGNAEAYALLTQGLALEPDNPQFLAHAAWALEHRITMGWPPFGPDDRERCADFARRGLEHAAGDAIVMTHCAMALLQVVRDYDWGMAVLQSAVDANPNNLTVVTSAGVGHLHCGSVEDALACFHRANRLMPRDQIAHIALCGIAHAHVILGNYEEALASASRALARNPNFDATLWMLAAASAYLGRMDEARRFVEALSKLSPGVTIATIRAGQPAMIPERIGVVLEGLRLAGLEEG